One genomic window of Triplophysa rosa linkage group LG11, Trosa_1v2, whole genome shotgun sequence includes the following:
- the fam171a2a gene encoding protein FAM171A2 isoform X2, producing MRPPRASRSFLLFLFLCNAWRTLAKSLPTQTTVVYASISLYLLPQRPATLLLYDDVVQLLLGSPGSRRQPWVQLQRKAIRPTLNTSQIALTALLTSSRSQYELGNFPYPLALETNSTGSNSSWVELTALAAMCAQLTGPNDTEVHVSEHIHISIPLPSDSPLKTATSVPVWRFDDRTGLWVRSSAGYIKKEGTQMTWSFVAPSLGYWLAAFPSTSGTGMNSSGLRDITTYHTIFLLAILGAMALLVLILLCLLLYYCRRRCLKPRQHRRKMHLSSTQESSKRDQGTSTSHLNLISGGHMETTSSATDPEGIKSVLSSDRDVHSSREDFFRYGLTQKQRDIKKGESFPMKATQSTHTGTRDRLLQDDYSRSYSSAEDSDERRYHNAKDNQGYSSDPPSPPPLFPPFVGHYQDHSRDSNPPEYYMSQTGDHLSRPSSVNTQPGQLIFCHSMEQMKESMYHSMVPTLVIPAHYMHMSSDLSAVEQAMERQQQLQHDMEGIQVSMKLPRQQSQHQKQQAKQEKATEESNQQAVGPPDQNWESEQSASPVRIPVLFNDSTIAQMNGELQAITEKKLLELGVKPPPRAWFVSLDGRANSLVRHSYIELGNESLRAPVATSSLPQEHRAEGSGKSTKRKVKEEGRASERKAHSKIYSKLPVIDMPDSSSEGHSAMYSPEENSTAPLLDETSQTRGGTFPRKGRSRDNSTRSSASEIQKDSVTSPDDDNEADDIDDDGENKKSPWQKREERPLMVFNVK from the exons GTTCTCGGAGACAGCCGTGGGTACAGCTTCAGAGGAAAGCCATCCGGCCAACCCTAAACACCTCCCAAATCGCCCTCACTGCCCTGCTCACATCATCCCGCAGTCAGTATGAGCTCGGGAACTTCCCCTACCCCCTCGCCTTGGAGACCAACTCAACGG GGTCCAACAGTAGCTGGGTGGAGTTGACAGCTCTAGCGGCGATGTGCGCGCAGCTCACCGGCCCCAATGACACTGAGGTTCATGTGTCTGAACACATTCATATCTCTATCCCACTCCCCTCTGACTCTCCTCTCAAGACTGCCACCAGCGTCCCCGTCTGGAGGTTTGATGACAGGACAG GTTTATGGGTTCGAAGCAGTGCTGGCTACATCAAAAAAGAGGGCACTCAGATGACATGGAGTTTCGTGGCTCCAAGTTTAGGGTACTGGCTTGCAGCATTTCCATCAACGTCAG GGACTGGTATGAATTCCTCTGGTTTAAGAGACATCACAACTTACCACACCATCTTCTTGCTTGCAATTTTGGGTGCCATGGCCCTGTTAGTGCTCATCCTGCTGTGTTTGCTACTGTACTACTGCAG AAGGCGATGTCTGAAACCTCGACAGCACCGTCGAAAAATGCATCTCTCTTCCACTCAGGAAAGCTCAAAGAGAGACCAGGGCACATCCACCTCCCACCTCAATCTCATCAGTGGTGGACACATGGAGACAACATCTTCCGCCACCGATCCTGAAGGCATCAAATCCGTCCTTTCCTCTGATCGTGATGTGCACAGCTCCAGAGAAGACTTCTTCAGATACGGCCTCACACAGAAACAAAGAGACATCAAGAAAGGCGAAAGCTTCCCAATGAAGGCTACTCAATCTACTCACACAGGAACCCGAGACCGGCTCTTACAAGATGACTACAGCAGAAGTTACAGCTCTGCTGAAGACTCTGATGAACGCAGATACCATAATGCTAAAGACAACCAAGGTTATTCATCAGACCCACCTTCACCACCTCCTCTTTTTCCGCCTTTCGTTGGCCACTATCAGGATCACAGTCGGGACAGCAATCCTCCGGAGTATTACATGTCCCAGACAGGCGATCACCTTAGTCGGCCAAGTTCTGTGAACACGCAGCCTGGCCAGCTGATCTTCTGTCACTCCATGGAACAGATGAAGGAGAGCATGTACCATAGCATGGTGCCCACATTGGTCATTCCTGCTCATTACATGCATATGTCCTCAGACCTGTCAGCTGTGGAGCAAGCAATGGAAAGGCAGCAACAGCTGCAGCACGATATGGAGGGCATCCAGGTTAGTATGAAGCTACCACGGCAACAGAGTCAACACCAAAAGCAACAGGCCAAGCAAGAGAAGGCGACGGAAGAGTCGAACCAGCAGGCCGTGGGGCCGCCAGACCAGAACTGGGAAAGCGAACAATCCGCTTCTCCAGTCCGCATCCCTGTTTTATTCAATGATTCTACAATAGCGCAAATGAATGGAGAGCTGCAGGCGATAACTGAGAAGAAACTGCTGGAGCTTGGGGTAAAGCCACCCCCCCGCGCCTGGTTCGTTTCCCTCGACGGACGTGCAAACTCTCTAGTTAGACACTCCTACATAGAGCTGGGAAATGAATCTTTGCGTGCACCTGTGGCCACCAGCAGTCTACCCCAGGAGCACCGTGCTGAAGGTTCAGGGAAATCAACTAAACGGAAAGTAAAAGAGGAGGGCAGGGCAAGTGAAAGAAAGGCTCACAGTAAGATTTATTCCAAACTTCCGGTTATAGACATGCCAGACTCGAGCAGCGAGGGCCATTCTGCCATGTATTCGCCTGAGGAGAACTCCACAGCCCCACTGCTCGACGAGACCTCTCAGACAAGAGGCGGGACCTTTCCCCGTAAAGGACGCAGTCGTGACAACAGCACCCGCAGTAGCGCCAGCGAGATCCAGAAAGATTCTGTCACCAGCCCGGACGATGACAATGAAGCGGACGACATAGATGACGACGGAGAAAATAAAAAGAGCCCCTGGCAAAAGCGTGAAGAGAGACCCCTCATGGTGTTCAACGTCAAGTAA